The following proteins come from a genomic window of Malus sylvestris chromosome 4, drMalSylv7.2, whole genome shotgun sequence:
- the LOC126618259 gene encoding uncharacterized protein LOC126618259 codes for MAAIVYSFTVLPSSSSVNVISRPNAKSQTEVQSPPLSGHHDLIPEEPELFEDPCYVPDPVSLLGPVSDSLDNFQLDMGTGFVKDMGLERACTLKDGPASYEAQDMRASPLDDANANANAKGMWKMRNSCPLGQKGLGFAGGSPSWFLPPELNRSNTDDLTHPSSVSLFITEDRVVSGSECPKNQSISLTFSPVTGSTVIMILGCRKPFFLH; via the exons ATGGCAGCAATTGTTTACTCGTTCACCGTCCTGCCTTCATCATCAAGTGTAAATGTAATAAGTAGACCAAATGCAAAGTCTCAGACAGAAGTTCAAAGTCCTCCGTTATCTG GGCATCATGACCTCATACCTGAGGAGCCAGAGCTTTTTGAAGACCCATGTTACGTCCCTGATCCAGTATCCTTGCTTGGGCCAGTTTCCGACTCACTTGATAATTTTCAATTAGACATGGGGACTGGCTTCGTGAAAGATATGGGACTGGAGAGGGCTTGCACATTGAAGGATGGACCCGCGTCATATGAA GCCCAAGATATGCGTGCTTCACCCCTGGATGATGCAAATGCAAATGCAAATGCTAAGGGAATGTGGAAAATGCGGAACAGTTGTCCTCTTGGTCAGAAAGGTCTAGGGTTTGCAGGTGGTTCTCCAAGCTGGTTTCTACCTCCAGAACTGAACAGATCAAACACGGATGATCTCACGCACCCGTCATCAGTATCACTATTTATTACAGAAGATCGGGTTGTTTCTGGCTCTGAATGTCCTAAGAATCAGAGCATTTCCCTAACTTTTAGCCCTGTTACTGGTTCCACAGTGATCATGATCCTTGGTTGCAGAAAGCCCTTCTTCCTCCATTGA
- the LOC126619217 gene encoding uncharacterized protein LOC126619217 — protein MCILCVIQKWSRRVATMLPWLVIPLIGLWGLSQLLPPAFRFEITSPRLACVVVLLVTLFWYEVLMPQLSAWRVRRNAMLREKKRFEAIELQKLRKTATRRCRNCKTPYRDQNPGGGRFMCSYCGHMSKRPVLDLPVPGMGLSNSGIIKELVEKVGRILTGKVWSENGWMDGQDSLENGNWVGGSITGKSSYCRKDRSSVFGGDESCLAEKSYTGVVNFACKLLTSFFLSVRWLWRKLFRISTSGEDDASDTDHNGSAKRGENGANLNESRGEKARRKAEEKRQARIEKELLEEEERKQREEVARLVEERRRIRDEKKEAERGKSSPPAREKDTKREAEKKRQERRKEKDKGSSKSNSDAEELEKRAGKESERKRDFDKKSDIDRRQLLKSGADFLKGQSTETGHGIKNSYTNNFIRGNAGSRYLDRMRGTIFNSSKAFGGGSFFGKGANSTVTKETKSSSSVDHVHIYAQKRDLCPPERVAARPLMNGDDKSVHCPVHSEPQSGTAPKKSWQQLFTRSSSVPSSTSVNVISRPNAKSQTEVQSPQLSGQSSAIQSFDNPINFGLPSPFALSTTYPKVSTTSSLGFSPAIDPILPRIGEGHHELIPEEPELFEDPCYIPDPVSLLGPVSESLDNFQLDMGTGFVKDMELERPRTLKNGPASSEVNKPSPIESPMSREKHNNSSRLPSTPNAQDMHASPLDDANVNDKGTWQMWNSCPLGHEGLGFAGGSPSWFLLPELNRSNKDDLTHPSSVSLFTTEDQVVSGSQSPKNQSIFLGNGQNGRTFSPVTGSSDHDPWLQKAFFPPLSTAENHCPLRPPGETTKNELIFGSPISATGNHPFELSQENGLSNGKEWDECAVKGTGDDVGKPSMLRPHSRGPYPTPNVQPLW, from the exons ATGTGTATACTTTGTGTGATTCAGAAGTGGTCTCGCCGGGTTGCTACGATGCTTCCTTGGTTAGTTATTCCATTAATAGGACTATGGGGTCTCTCTCAGCTTCTACCACCAGCTTTCCGATTTGAGATAACTTCGCCTAGACTCGCTTGTGTTGTTGTGCTCTTGGTTACTCTCTTCTGGTATGAGGTTTTGATGCCTCAGCTTTCGGCTTGGCGGGTGCGGAGGAATGCAATGcttagagagaagaaaaggtttGAGGCAATAGAGTTGCAAAAGCTGAGGAAAACAGCAACGAGGCGGTGTCGAAACTGCAAGACTCCGTATAGGGATCAGAATCCCGGCGGTGGTCGGTTTATGTGTTCGTATTGTGGGCATATGTCAAAGAGACCAGTTTTAGACTTACCTGTGCCTGGGATGGGACTCTCGAATTCTGGGATCATCAAAGAGTTAGTTGAAAAGGTTGGAAGGATATTGACTGGAAAGGTGTGGTCTGAAAATGGGTGGATGGATGGTCAAGATTCATTGGAGAATGGAAATTGGGTCGGTGGTTCTATTACTGGGAAGTCTAGTTATTGCAGAAAGGACAGGAGCAGTGTTTTTGGAGGGGATGAGAGTTGTTTGGCAGAGAAGTCGTATACAGGTGTTGTTAATTTTGCTTGCAAGCTACTAACTTCGTTTTTCTTGAGCGTTAGATGGCTTTGGAGAAAGCTTTTTAGGATTAGTACATCAGGGGAAGATGATGCATCTGATACAGACCATAATGGATCGGCCAAAAGGGGCGAGAATGGGGCCAACTTGAATGAGAGTAGAGGAGAAAAGGCTCGCAGAAAAGCTGAAGAGAAGAGACAGGCTAGGATAGAGAAGGAGCttttggaggaggaagaaagaaagcaGAGGGAGGAAGTTGCAAGGTTGGTGGAGGAACGCAGGAGAATTAGGGATGAGAAAAAGGAAGCTGAACGTGGGAAATCATCACCACCTGCCAGGGAAAAAGATACTAAGAGAGAAGCAGAAAAGAAACGACAggaaagaaggaaagagaaagataaGGGTTCTAGCAAGAGCAACTCTGATGCAGAAGAGCTGGAAAAGAGAGCAGGTAAGGAAAGTGAACGAAAGAGGGACTTTGACAAGAAGAGTGATATTGACCGCCGCCAACTTCTGAAATCAGGGGCAGATTTTCTTAAGGGACAAAGCACAGAGACGGGGCATGGTATAAAAAATTCATATACAAACAATTTTATTCGGGGAAATGCTGGATCTAGGTACCTGGACCGCATGAGGGGTACAATTTTTAATTCTTCAAAGGCCTTTGGTGGAGGTAGTTTCTTTGGAAAGGGTGCTAATAGTACAGTGACAAAAGAAACCAAATCTAGCAGTTCTGTAGATCATGTCCATATTTATGCCCAGAAGAGAGACTTATGTCCACCTGAGCGCGTAGCTGCGAGACCTTTGATGAATGGAGATGATAAGAGTGTCCACTGCCCT GTTCACTCAGAACCACAGTCAGGGACTGCACCTAAAAAATCATGGCAGCAATTGTTTACTCGTTCATCGTCCGTGCCTTCATCAACAAGTGTAAATGTAATAAGTAGACCAAATGCAAAGTCTCAGACAGAAGTTCAAAGTCCTCAGTTATCTGGTCAGTCCTCGGCAATACAATCATTTGATAATCCAATCAACTTTGGGCTGCCATCACCATTCGCTTTATCTACTACCTATCCAAAAGTATCTACTACCAGCAGTTTAGGTTTTTCACCTGCAATTGATCCCATACTTCCTCGCATTGGTGAAGGGCATCATGAACTTATACCTGAGGAGCCAGAGCTTTTTGAAGACCCATGTTACATCCCTGATCCAGTATCATTGCTTGGGCCAGTTTCTGAGTCACTTGATAATTTTCAATTGGACATGGGGACTGGTTTTGTGAAAGATATGGAATTGGAGAGGCCTCGCACATTGAAGAATGGACCTGCTTCTTCTGAAGTGAACAAGCCATCTCCAATTGAGTCACCAATGTCACGAGAAAAGCATAATAACTCTAGTCGCCTCCCTAGTACCCCAAATGCCCAAGATATGCATGCTTCACCCCTGGATGATGCAAATGTCAATGATAAGGGAACGTGGCAAATGTGGAACAGTTGTCCTCTTGGTCATGAAGGTCTAGGTTTTGCAGGTGGCTCTCCAAGCTGGTTTTTGCTTCCAGAACTGAATAGATCAAACAAGGATGATCTCACACACCCTTCATCAGTTTCACTATTTACTACAGAAGATCAGGTTGTTTCTGGCTCTCAATCTCCTAAGAATCAGAGCATTTTTCTTGGCAATGGCCAGAATGGCAGAACTTTTAGCCCTGTCACTGGTTCCAGTGATCATGATCCTTGGTTGCAGAAAGCCTTTTTTCCTCCATTGTCAACTGCTGAAAACCATTGTCCTCTCAGACCTCCGGGCGAAACTACAAAGAATGAACTGATTTTTGGGAGTCCCATCAGTGCTACTGGAAACCATCCATTTGAGCTTTCTCAAGAGAACGGGTTGTCAAA CGGAAAGGAATGGGATGAATGTGCTGTGAAGGGAACGGGGGACGATGTTGGAAAGCCATCTATGTTGAGGCCTCATAGCAGGGGTCCGTATCCCACCCCAAATGTACAGCCGCTTtggtaa
- the LOC126619652 gene encoding CBL-interacting serine/threonine-protein kinase 14-like, which translates to MPEIEVVADNRDGSSAGEVNLFGKYEVGRLLGCGAFAKVYHARNVHTGQSVAIKAVSKQKVVKDGFTAHVKREISIMRRLRHPHIVKLFEVLATKTKIYFIMEFAKGGELFAKISKGRFSEDLSRRYFQQLISAVGYCHSRGVFHRDLKPENLLLDENWNLKVSDFGLSAVTEQVRPDGLLYTLCGTPAYVAPEILAKKGYDGAKIDIWSCGIVLFVLNAGYLPFNDPNLMVMYRKIYKGDYRVPKWTSPDLKCLISRLLDTNSETRITVDEILKDPWFAKGYQEIKFHFEDFDLKDMRDGDSDETSSLNAFDLISFSSGFDISGLFSKSGISDCGERFVSAETPERIMEKVEEVAKAGDMAVTEKKSWGAKLAGQNGNFVVMIGIYRLTEKLVVVELKLRQREAECGPQIWKDKLRPELSCLMYRPEEPVAGDC; encoded by the coding sequence ATGCCGGAGATCGAGGTCGTCGCCGATAACAGAGACGGCTCCAGCGCCGGCGAGGTCAACCTATTCGGGAAGTACGAGGTCGGAAGGCTTCTGGGCTGCGGGGCTTTCGCGAAGGTGTACCACGCTCGGAATGTCCACACGGGGCAGAGCGTGGCGATCAAGGCCGTCAGCAAGCAGAAGGTCGTGAAGGACGGGTTCACGGCTCACGTTAAGCGGGAGATCTCCATCATGCGCCGGCTGCGCCACCCGCATATCGTGAAGCTGTTCGAGGTTTTAGCGACGAAGACCAAGATCTATTTCATCATGGAGTTTGCAAAAGGCGGAGAGCTCTTTGCAAAGATCTCGAAGGGCCGGTTCAGCGAGGATCTCAGCCGTCGGTACTTCCAGCAGCTGATCTCCGCCGTCGGATACTGCCACTCGCGGGGAGTGTTCCACCGTGATTTGAAACCTGAGAATCTGCTCCTCGACGAGAACTGGAATTTGAAAGTCTCGGACTTCGGCCTCAGCGCCGTGACGGAGCAGGTCCGGCCCGACGGTCTCCTCTACACGCTTTGCGGGACTCCTGCGTACGTGGCGCCGGAGATTCTAGCGAAGAAGGGGTACGACGGCGCGAAGATCGACATCTGGTCGTGCGGCATCGTTTTGTTCGTGCTTAACGCCGGTTACCTGCCGTTTAACGACCCGAATCTTATGGTGATGTACCGGAAAATTTACAAGGGAGATTATCGGGTCCCGAAATGGACGTCGCCCGATCTGAAGTGCCTGATATCTCGGCTTCTCGACACGAACTCCGAGACGCGGATAACCGTCGACGAGATTTTGAAGGACCCGTGGTTCGCGAAGGGTTACCAGGAGATTAAATTCCACTTCGAGGACTTCGACTTGAAGGACATGCGGGACGGGGACAGCGACGAGACGTCGTCGTTGAACGCGTTTGATTTGATTTCATTCTCGTCGGGGTTCGATATATCGGGTTTGTTTAGCAAGTCCGGGATATCGGACTGCGGGGAGCGGTTCGTGTCGGCGGAGACGCCGGAGAGGATAATGGAGAAGGTGGAGGAGGTGGCTAAGGCGGGGGACATGGCGGTGACGGAGAAGAAGAGCTGGGGGGCGAAACTGGCGGGGCAGAATGGGAATTTTGTTGTAATGATTGGGATTTACCGGTTAACGGAGAAGCTGGTTGTGGTGGAGTTGAAATTAAGGCAAAGGGAAGCTGAATGTGGGCCGCAAATATGGAAAGACAAGCTGAGGCCGGAGCTGAGCTGTTTGATGTACCGACCGGAAGAGCCAGTCGCCGGTGACTGTTAG